A window of the Betaproteobacteria bacterium genome harbors these coding sequences:
- a CDS encoding RNA polymerase subunit sigma-24 translates to MTAPDISRTIDAVWRIEAAKIIGGLTRIVRDVGVAEELAQDALVTALEQWPAGGIPDNPGAWLMTAAKHRAIDLVRRQALHARKQDEITYEIEAQLQEAAPPEPGAALDDPVGDDVLRLAFIACHPVLSTEARVALTLRLLGGLTTAEIARAFLVAEPTIAQRIVRAKRTLAEARVPFEVPRGEELASRLASVLEVVYLVFNEGYSATAGEQWTRPDLCQEALRLARILAGLAPQETEAHGLAALLEIQASRLAARVGPCGEPILLLDQNRTRWDPLLIRRGLAALARAEALASARGGLGPYALQAAIAACHARARTAEETDWPRIAALYDALAQRLPSPVVELNRAVALAMAFGPEAGMEVVDA, encoded by the coding sequence ATGACGGCGCCCGACATCTCGCGCACCATCGACGCGGTGTGGCGCATCGAGGCGGCGAAGATTATCGGCGGCCTCACCCGCATCGTGCGCGACGTCGGCGTGGCCGAGGAGCTCGCGCAGGATGCGCTGGTCACCGCCCTCGAACAGTGGCCGGCCGGCGGCATCCCCGACAACCCCGGCGCGTGGCTCATGACGGCGGCAAAGCATCGCGCGATCGACCTGGTGCGGCGACAGGCTCTGCACGCGCGCAAGCAGGACGAGATCACCTACGAGATCGAGGCGCAGTTGCAGGAAGCGGCACCGCCGGAGCCCGGTGCTGCGCTCGACGATCCGGTCGGCGACGATGTACTGCGGCTCGCCTTCATCGCGTGTCATCCGGTGCTCTCCACCGAGGCGCGCGTCGCACTGACGCTGCGTCTGCTGGGCGGCCTGACGACGGCGGAGATCGCGCGCGCCTTTCTCGTCGCCGAGCCCACCATTGCACAGCGCATCGTGCGTGCGAAACGCACGCTCGCGGAGGCGCGCGTGCCATTCGAAGTGCCGCGCGGGGAGGAACTCGCGTCCCGTCTCGCTTCGGTGCTGGAAGTCGTCTATCTCGTCTTCAACGAGGGCTACTCGGCCACTGCCGGCGAGCAGTGGACGCGCCCGGACCTGTGCCAGGAAGCGCTGCGGCTTGCCCGCATCCTGGCCGGGCTCGCGCCGCAGGAGACCGAGGCGCACGGCCTCGCGGCGCTGCTCGAAATCCAGGCCTCGCGGCTCGCGGCCCGTGTCGGTCCGTGCGGCGAGCCGATCCTGCTGCTCGATCAGAACCGCACGCGCTGGGATCCGCTTCTCATCCGCCGCGGACTGGCTGCGCTGGCGCGAGCCGAGGCGCTGGCGAGCGCCCGGGGTGGACTGGGTCCGTACGCGCTGCAGGCGGCGATTGCTGCCTGCCACGCGCGCGCCCGCACGGCGGAGGAGACGGATTGGCCGCGCATCGCCGCCCTCTACGATGCGCTCGCGCAGCGCCTGCCGTCCCCGGTGGTGGAGCTCAACCGCGCAGTCGCGCTCGCCATGGCGTTCGGCCCCGAAGCGGGCATGGAGGTGGTCGATGCG
- a CDS encoding YciI family protein yields the protein MRFMIIVKATRDSEAGVMPEEVLIAEMATYHEELAKAGVLLDASGLQPSSKGWRIRYDGGRCSVIDGPFTESKELVAGYTLIQCQSREEAMEWTRRFPNPAGEGRDAAIEVRQLFELEDFGPSDAVERFRGLRVGGEK from the coding sequence ATGCGCTTCATGATCATCGTCAAGGCCACTCGGGACTCGGAAGCCGGCGTCATGCCGGAGGAGGTGCTGATCGCGGAGATGGCGACCTATCACGAGGAGCTCGCGAAAGCCGGCGTGCTGCTCGATGCGTCGGGGCTGCAGCCGAGCTCCAAGGGTTGGCGCATACGCTACGACGGTGGCCGGTGCAGCGTGATCGACGGGCCGTTCACCGAGTCGAAGGAACTCGTTGCCGGCTACACGCTGATCCAGTGCCAGTCGCGCGAGGAGGCGATGGAATGGACGCGCCGCTTCCCGAATCCTGCGGGTGAGGGCAGGGACGCTGCGATCGAGGTGCGCCAGTTGTTCGAACTGGAGGACTTCGGTCCGAGCGATGCCGTCGAACGCTTTCGCGGGCTGCGCGTCGGCGGCGAGAAGTAG
- a CDS encoding VOC family protein: MSTAIQKITPFLWFDHEAEEAAHFYTSIFDDAAIGKTTRYGEEGARVSGQPPGSVMTIAFRLAGQEFVALNGGPHFTFSPAISFVVRCDSQTEVDRYWDQLAAGGEERAQQCGWLQDRYGVSWQIVPAALDTLLDAAEPQRASRVMQALLKMKKLDIEALERAWAGGPQITATHS, encoded by the coding sequence ATGTCCACCGCAATTCAGAAGATCACCCCCTTCCTCTGGTTCGACCATGAAGCCGAAGAGGCCGCGCACTTCTACACGTCGATCTTCGACGACGCGGCCATCGGCAAGACGACGCGCTACGGCGAGGAAGGGGCGCGCGTGTCCGGCCAACCGCCTGGGTCGGTCATGACCATTGCATTCCGCCTGGCGGGGCAGGAGTTCGTCGCCTTGAACGGCGGACCTCACTTCACGTTCAGCCCGGCGATTTCCTTCGTCGTCCGCTGCGATTCGCAGACGGAGGTCGATCGTTACTGGGACCAGCTGGCCGCCGGCGGCGAGGAGCGTGCGCAGCAGTGCGGCTGGCTGCAGGACAGGTACGGCGTTTCGTGGCAGATCGTGCCCGCGGCGCTCGACACGCTACTTGACGCGGCCGAACCGCAGCGGGCGAGCCGCGTCATGCAGGCGCTGCTCAAGATGAAGAAACTCGACATCGAGGCGCTGGAGCGCGCGTGGGCGGGCGGTCCGCAGATCACGGCAACACATTCGTGA